The genomic stretch GCCGACGTGGAGGGCGATCCCCACAGCCCGCACCTGAAGGGCCTGTGGAACGTCCTGCTGTGGAACGCCATCTACTATTCGCGCGAAGCCGCCAAGCCCGAGGTGGTGGAGAAGTACACGCGCGACATCCCGCCGAGCTTTGGCGACCGCCTGCTGAACCGCGGCTGGCTGGGGCTGGCCTTCGGCGTGACCCTGTTCGCCGCCGGCTTCAATCTCTTTCACCAGGGCTGGATCGCGCCGGTGATCGGCGTCAGCACCTTCGTGGTGCAGGCGGTGGCCTACGTGGGCATGAACGCGGTGATCAACGGGGCCTGCCACGTGCTGGGCTACAAGAACTTCGACAACACCGCCACCAACCTGCGCAGCGTGGCCTGGTTCTCGGGCGGGGAAGGGCTGCACAACAATCATCACCAGTATCCCGCCTCGGCCAAGTTCAGCATGCGGCGCTGGGAGTTCGACCCCGCGTGGCCGGTGATCCGGGTGCTGAGCGCGCTCTCGCTGGCGCATCCGCTGCCCTTGCCGCAGGAGAGCTGAGGTTCCTCTTCCGACCGGATCTTCTGCGCCGGTGGTTGACGTCGCGTTTACAATCCCCACCAGGGGGGAGCGGCGATGAGCGAGGTCGCAGCAGTCACGGCCCTTCCGGAACCCACCGCGGACGAGCGCAGCATGGCCACCTTGGCCCATGTGCTGCAGCTGGTGGGCGGGTTCATCGCCCCGTTGATCATCTTCTTCCTGCGGCGGGAATCGCGCTTTGTAAGCTTCCATGCGCTGCAGGTGCTGTTCCTGCAGATCGCGAACCTGCTGTTCTCCATGGTCTTCATGGTGACCTGGTTCGCGATGATGTTCGGCAGCATCGCGGCCACGGCGGGCCAGCCGCGCGGAGGCGGACCTCCCGTGATGCTTTTCCTGGTCTTCCCCTTGCTCTGGCTCTTCATCATGGCGAGCTGGGTGACCATCCTGACGCTGGCCATCGTCTACGGCAT from Terriglobales bacterium encodes the following:
- a CDS encoding fatty acid desaturase: SMQLSSMSTTIYLHRTMAHKGLRLHPVVIFFMRLQLWLFTGIVTREWVAVHRKHHHFADVEGDPHSPHLKGLWNVLLWNAIYYSREAAKPEVVEKYTRDIPPSFGDRLLNRGWLGLAFGVTLFAAGFNLFHQGWIAPVIGVSTFVVQAVAYVGMNAVINGACHVLGYKNFDNTATNLRSVAWFSGGEGLHNNHHQYPASAKFSMRRWEFDPAWPVIRVLSALSLAHPLPLPQES
- a CDS encoding DUF4870 domain-containing protein — encoded protein: MATLAHVLQLVGGFIAPLIIFFLRRESRFVSFHALQVLFLQIANLLFSMVFMVTWFAMMFGSIAATAGQPRGGGPPVMLFLVFPLLWLFIMASWVTILTLAIVYGIKAGRGEWANYPVLGKWARQVLHI